Proteins from one Salmonella bongori NCTC 12419 genomic window:
- a CDS encoding 5-carboxymethyl-2-hydroxymuconate Delta-isomerase has protein sequence MPHFVVECTENIREQADLPGLFSKVNDALAASGIFPMGGIRSRAHWLDTWQMADGKHDYAFVHMTLKIGAGRSLESRQEVGEILFGLIKAHFAALMAHRYLALSFEIAELHPTLNYKQNNIHALFK, from the coding sequence ATGCCGCACTTTGTTGTTGAATGTACTGAAAATATTCGCGAGCAGGCTGATTTACCCGGCCTGTTCAGTAAGGTGAACGACGCGCTGGCCGCGAGCGGTATTTTCCCGATGGGCGGCATCCGTAGCCGCGCCCACTGGCTGGATACCTGGCAGATGGCCGACGGTAAGCATGATTATGCTTTCGTGCATATGACACTGAAAATCGGTGCCGGGCGCAGCCTGGAAAGTCGTCAGGAGGTAGGTGAAATCCTGTTTGGGCTGATTAAGGCCCATTTCGCTGCGCTGATGGCGCATCGCTACCTGGCATTGTCGTTTGAGATTGCTGAGTTACATCCGACGCTTAATTACAAACAGAACAACATACACGCGTTATTTAAATAG
- the hpaH gene encoding 2-oxo-hept-4-ene-1,7-dioate hydratase yields MLDKQTHILIAQRLNQAEKQREQIRAVSLDYPSITIEDAYAVQREWVGMKITEGRTLKGHKIGLTSKAMQASSQISEPDYGALLDDMFFHDGSDIPTDRFIVPRIEVELAFVLAKPLRGPNCTLFDVYNATDYVIPALELIDARCHNIDPETRRPRKVFDTISDNAANAGVILGGRPIRPDELDLRWISALLYRNGVIEETGVAAGVLNHPANGVVWLANKLAPYNVQLEAGQIILGGSFTRPVPARKGDTFHVDYGNMGAISCRFV; encoded by the coding sequence ATGCTCGATAAACAGACTCATATCCTGATAGCTCAGCGACTCAATCAGGCTGAAAAACAGCGCGAACAGATCCGTGCGGTATCGCTGGATTATCCGTCGATTACCATAGAAGACGCTTATGCCGTACAGCGTGAATGGGTCGGTATGAAAATTACCGAAGGACGTACGCTGAAAGGTCACAAAATTGGCCTGACCTCAAAAGCAATGCAGGCCAGTTCGCAAATCAGCGAGCCGGACTACGGCGCGCTGCTCGACGATATGTTCTTTCACGATGGCAGTGATATTCCGACTGATCGCTTCATCGTTCCTCGTATTGAGGTTGAGCTGGCGTTTGTGCTGGCGAAACCGCTGCGTGGTCCGAACTGCACACTGTTCGACGTTTATAACGCTACCGACTACGTTATTCCGGCACTGGAGCTTATCGACGCCCGCTGCCACAACATCGACCCGGAAACCCGGCGTCCGCGCAAAGTGTTCGACACTATTTCTGATAATGCCGCCAATGCCGGGGTGATCCTCGGCGGCCGTCCGATTAGGCCGGACGAGCTGGACCTGCGCTGGATTTCTGCGCTGCTGTATCGAAACGGCGTAATTGAAGAGACCGGCGTCGCCGCAGGTGTGCTTAATCACCCGGCCAATGGCGTGGTGTGGCTGGCTAACAAGCTGGCGCCGTACAACGTCCAACTGGAGGCAGGGCAGATTATTCTCGGCGGCTCGTTTACCCGCCCGGTGCCGGCGCGCAAGGGTGACACCTTTCATGTCGACTACGGCAACATGGGCGCGATCAGTTGCCGATTCGTATAA
- the hpaI gene encoding 4-hydroxy-2-oxoheptanedioate aldolase has product MKNAFKDALKAGRPQIGLWLGLTSSYSAELLAGAGFDWLLIDGEHAPNHVQTVLTQLQAIAPYPSQPVVRPSWSDAVQIKQLLDIGAQTLLVPMVQNADEARAAVAATRYPPAGIRGVGSALARASRWNRIPDYLQQANEAMCVLAQLETREAMNNLASILDVDGVDGVFIGPADLSADMGFAGNPQHPEVQAVIETAIMQIRAAGKAPGILMANEPLAKRYLELGALFVAVGVDTTLLARGAETLASRFGAAKRSPGSPGVY; this is encoded by the coding sequence ATGAAAAATGCTTTCAAAGACGCGTTAAAAGCGGGGCGTCCGCAAATTGGGTTATGGCTGGGACTGACCAGCAGTTACAGCGCCGAACTGTTAGCGGGTGCCGGATTCGACTGGCTACTGATCGACGGTGAACACGCGCCGAATCATGTGCAGACGGTGTTAACCCAGTTGCAGGCAATTGCGCCATACCCCAGCCAACCGGTGGTGCGCCCGTCATGGAGCGACGCGGTGCAGATTAAGCAATTACTGGATATCGGCGCGCAAACACTGCTGGTGCCGATGGTACAGAACGCCGATGAAGCGCGCGCCGCTGTAGCGGCCACGCGTTATCCCCCAGCCGGGATTCGAGGCGTCGGCAGCGCGTTGGCGCGGGCTTCTCGCTGGAATCGTATTCCGGACTATCTCCAGCAGGCCAACGAGGCGATGTGCGTACTGGCGCAGCTTGAAACCCGCGAAGCGATGAATAACCTGGCGTCGATCCTCGATGTTGACGGCGTCGATGGCGTGTTTATCGGCCCGGCGGATCTCAGCGCCGATATGGGCTTTGCCGGTAATCCTCAACACCCGGAAGTGCAGGCGGTGATAGAGACGGCCATCATGCAAATTCGCGCCGCAGGCAAAGCGCCGGGGATTTTGATGGCCAATGAACCGCTGGCGAAACGTTATCTGGAACTTGGCGCGCTGTTTGTAGCTGTCGGCGTCGATACCACTCTGCTGGCGCGCGGTGCAGAGACGTTGGCGTCGCGCTTTGGCGCGGCGAAACGCTCGCCCGGTTCGCCCGGCGTTTATTAA
- the hpaX gene encoding 4-hydroxyphenylacetate permease translates to MSDTSSALPKRHESARSHKQLTAGQQTVINKLFRRLIVFLFVLFIFSFLDRINIGFAGLTMGQDLGLSATMFGLATTLFYATYVIFGIPSNMMLSIVGARRWIATIMVLWGIASTATMFAVGPKSLYVLRMLVGITEAGFLPGILLYLTYWFPAFFRARANALFMIAMPVTTALGSMVSGYILSLDGLLNLHGWQWLFLLEGFPSVLLGIMVWFYLDDTPAKANWLTAEDKKCLQEMMDSDRLILVQPEGTISHNAMQQRSLWREVFTPMVLMYTLAYFCLTNTLSAISIWTPQILKSFNEGSSNITIGLLAAIPQVCTILGMIYWSRHSDKHQERKHHTALPFLFAAAGWLLASATDHTLVQLLGIVMASTGSFSAMAIFWTTPDQSISLRARAIGIAVINATGNIGSALSPFMIGWLKDLTGSFNSGLWFVAALLVIGAAIIWLIPMNASRPRATP, encoded by the coding sequence ATGAGCGACACATCATCTGCACTTCCAAAAAGACACGAGTCTGCCCGTTCGCACAAGCAGCTTACCGCAGGCCAACAAACGGTCATTAATAAATTGTTCCGCCGACTGATCGTATTTTTATTTGTGTTGTTTATCTTCTCGTTTTTAGACCGTATCAATATCGGTTTTGCTGGCTTGACGATGGGGCAGGATCTGGGATTAAGCGCCACCATGTTTGGCCTTGCCACGACGCTGTTTTACGCCACCTATGTGATTTTCGGCATTCCCAGTAACATGATGTTGAGTATCGTCGGCGCACGCCGTTGGATTGCAACCATTATGGTGCTCTGGGGCATTGCCTCTACCGCCACGATGTTCGCGGTTGGGCCGAAAAGTCTCTATGTGTTGCGCATGTTGGTGGGCATTACCGAGGCGGGCTTTTTACCAGGGATATTGCTCTATTTAACGTACTGGTTTCCGGCGTTTTTCCGCGCCCGCGCCAATGCGCTATTTATGATTGCCATGCCGGTTACTACCGCGCTGGGATCAATGGTTTCCGGCTATATTTTATCGCTGGACGGTCTACTCAATCTGCATGGCTGGCAGTGGTTATTCCTGCTGGAAGGTTTTCCGTCAGTTTTGCTGGGCATTATGGTGTGGTTTTACCTGGATGATACCCCGGCAAAAGCCAACTGGCTGACGGCGGAGGATAAAAAATGCCTGCAGGAGATGATGGATAGTGACCGTCTGATTCTGGTGCAACCGGAAGGAACTATCAGCCATAACGCCATGCAACAGCGTAGCCTGTGGCGCGAAGTGTTCACGCCAATGGTGCTAATGTATACGCTGGCCTATTTTTGCCTCACCAATACGCTTAGTGCCATTAGTATCTGGACGCCGCAAATTCTGAAAAGTTTTAACGAGGGCAGCAGCAATATCACTATTGGTCTGCTGGCAGCCATCCCGCAAGTGTGTACCATTCTTGGCATGATTTACTGGAGCCGCCATTCGGACAAGCATCAGGAGCGTAAGCACCACACCGCGTTGCCGTTCCTGTTTGCCGCTGCAGGCTGGCTGCTGGCGTCGGCGACTGACCATACCCTGGTCCAGCTATTAGGGATCGTGATGGCTTCCACCGGTTCCTTTAGCGCGATGGCCATCTTCTGGACCACGCCGGATCAGTCGATCAGTCTGCGCGCCAGAGCGATCGGCATTGCGGTAATCAATGCCACCGGCAATATTGGCTCCGCGCTGAGCCCGTTTATGATCGGCTGGCTAAAAGATCTTACTGGTAGTTTCAATAGCGGGCTCTGGTTTGTCGCTGCGCTATTAGTTATAGGCGCCGCCATTATCTGGCTAATTCCCATGAATGCATCGCGTCCGCGCGCTACCCCTTGA
- the hpaA gene encoding 4-hydroxyphenylacetate catabolism regulatory protein HpaA yields MCQRAIANIDISKEYDESMGSNDVHYQSFARMADFFGRDMQAHRHDQFFQMHFLDTGQIELQLDDHRYSVQAPLFVLTPPSVPHAFITESDSDGHVLTVREELVWPLLEVLYPGTREAFGLPGICLSLADKPNELAALKHYWQLIERESTEQLAGCEHTLVLLAQSVFTLLLRNAKLDDHAATGMRGELKLFQRFTLLIDNHFHQHWTVPDYACELHITESRLTDICRRFANRPPKRLIFDRQLREAKRLLLFSDNAVNEIAWQLGFKDPAYFARFFNRLAGCSPSQFRQREVPSFLN; encoded by the coding sequence ATGTGCCAGCGTGCGATCGCCAATATTGATATCAGTAAAGAGTATGACGAAAGTATGGGCAGTAACGATGTGCATTATCAGTCGTTTGCTCGCATGGCGGACTTCTTTGGTCGTGATATGCAGGCGCATCGCCACGACCAGTTTTTTCAAATGCACTTTCTTGATACCGGGCAGATTGAGCTACAGCTCGACGATCACCGTTATTCAGTACAGGCACCGCTATTTGTGCTAACGCCGCCCTCGGTGCCACATGCTTTTATCACCGAATCGGATAGCGATGGTCACGTTCTGACCGTGCGTGAAGAGCTGGTTTGGCCGTTGTTGGAGGTGCTTTATCCTGGTACCAGAGAGGCCTTCGGCCTACCGGGAATTTGTCTGTCACTGGCGGATAAACCCAACGAGCTGGCGGCGCTCAAACATTACTGGCAGCTTATTGAGCGGGAATCCACGGAGCAACTGGCTGGCTGCGAGCATACTTTGGTGTTGCTGGCGCAGAGCGTATTTACCTTGCTATTGCGTAATGCGAAGCTTGATGATCACGCCGCAACCGGAATGCGCGGTGAATTGAAACTCTTTCAACGCTTTACTTTGTTGATTGATAACCACTTCCACCAGCACTGGACGGTGCCGGACTATGCCTGTGAGCTGCATATTACCGAATCGCGTCTGACCGATATCTGCCGCCGTTTTGCTAATCGTCCGCCTAAGCGCCTGATTTTTGACCGGCAATTACGTGAGGCGAAACGGCTGCTGCTTTTTTCCGACAATGCTGTCAATGAGATAGCCTGGCAATTAGGTTTTAAAGATCCGGCTTATTTCGCCCGTTTCTTTAATCGCCTTGCCGGCTGTTCTCCCTCGCAGTTTCGCCAACGTGAAGTTCCCTCTTTCCTCAACTAA
- a CDS encoding MBL fold metallo-hydrolase: MMKNSVAMLAVGMLAQSHLANAAGAPAPQEIKMVLLGTKGGPSLLNTARLPQATALTIGDRVWLIDAGYGASLQLVKSGIPLRNINTILLTHLHSDHILDYPSVLMNAWASGLKDHTIQVYGPPGTQAMTKAIWNVFDRDITLRMEEEGKPDPRTLVKATDIEQGVIYKDEQVTISALKVPHSPFPDGEAFAYRFDTQDKRIVFSGDTSYFPPLATFAQGADILVHEAVHVPSVAKLADSIGNGKTLAKAIASHHTTVEDVGKIAREAHVKTLVLSHLVPATVADEVWQQEAMKNYPGTVIVGHDNMTLSVP, from the coding sequence ATGATGAAAAACAGCGTCGCTATGCTGGCGGTTGGTATGTTGGCGCAAAGCCACCTTGCCAATGCTGCCGGGGCTCCTGCGCCTCAAGAGATAAAAATGGTTTTACTGGGCACCAAAGGCGGGCCTTCTTTGCTCAATACGGCCAGACTCCCGCAGGCCACGGCGCTCACTATCGGCGATAGAGTATGGCTGATAGATGCCGGCTATGGTGCAAGTCTGCAACTGGTGAAGAGTGGAATTCCACTGCGTAATATTAATACTATTTTGCTCACCCATCTGCACAGCGATCATATTCTGGATTACCCTTCCGTGCTGATGAACGCCTGGGCGAGCGGTCTGAAAGACCATACCATACAGGTTTATGGCCCGCCGGGGACACAGGCGATGACGAAGGCCATCTGGAACGTCTTTGACAGGGATATCACGCTGCGTATGGAAGAAGAAGGAAAACCCGATCCGCGCACACTGGTTAAGGCGACAGATATCGAACAAGGCGTCATCTATAAAGATGAACAGGTGACAATAAGCGCGCTAAAAGTGCCTCATTCGCCCTTCCCGGACGGGGAGGCGTTCGCTTACCGTTTTGATACCCAGGACAAACGAATTGTTTTCTCTGGCGACACGTCGTATTTTCCACCGCTTGCAACCTTTGCCCAAGGGGCGGATATCCTGGTCCATGAGGCGGTGCATGTTCCGTCGGTGGCAAAACTGGCTGACAGTATTGGCAACGGAAAAACGCTAGCCAAAGCAATTGCTTCACATCACACCACGGTTGAAGATGTGGGCAAGATAGCGCGCGAGGCACACGTGAAGACTCTGGTGCTAAGTCATCTGGTGCCTGCGACGGTGGCGGATGAGGTCTGGCAACAGGAAGCTATGAAAAATTACCCGGGCACTGTCATTGTTGGTCATGACAATATGACGCTAAGTGTACCGTGA
- a CDS encoding anti-adapter protein IraM produces MEWKVVDTVISPTTGVSFSCIHSLKNLRLTLWYQADVYMPPGSVIIPFNKGVLINDKLYPVTVYNVTRFNPVLWKSLKENSHCPGNCNPKPETCNYPFACQVSVCPFGLTRNIQIDNKKV; encoded by the coding sequence ATGGAATGGAAGGTCGTTGATACAGTTATAAGCCCCACTACCGGAGTGTCGTTCTCATGCATACATAGCCTAAAAAATCTCAGATTAACCTTATGGTATCAGGCGGATGTTTACATGCCTCCGGGTAGCGTTATCATACCCTTTAATAAGGGGGTCTTAATAAACGATAAACTTTATCCCGTTACTGTTTACAACGTTACCAGGTTTAATCCTGTGTTATGGAAATCGCTTAAAGAAAATAGCCACTGCCCCGGTAACTGCAATCCTAAACCAGAAACGTGCAATTATCCTTTTGCGTGTCAGGTATCCGTTTGCCCATTTGGTTTAACCAGAAATATTCAAATAGATAATAAGAAAGTTTAG
- the cbpM gene encoding chaperone modulator CbpM, producing MTSITVTFTITEFCLYTGVTEEELNEIVGLGVIEPYDGENADWQFDDRAVSVVQRALRLREELALDWPGIAVALTLLEENSRLREENRLLMRRLSRFIPHP from the coding sequence ATGACCAGCATCACTGTCACCTTTACCATCACTGAATTTTGTTTGTACACCGGCGTGACTGAGGAGGAGTTGAACGAAATTGTCGGGCTTGGCGTGATTGAACCTTACGACGGTGAAAATGCCGACTGGCAATTTGACGATCGTGCGGTGAGCGTCGTACAACGCGCATTACGCTTGCGAGAGGAGCTGGCGCTCGACTGGCCGGGAATTGCAGTTGCGTTAACACTGCTGGAGGAGAATTCACGGCTGCGTGAGGAAAACCGGTTACTGATGAGGCGCCTTTCACGCTTTATCCCTCACCCCTAA
- the cbpA gene encoding curved DNA-binding protein — MELKDYYAIMGVKPTDDLKTIKTAYRRLARKYHPDVSKEPDAEARFKEVAEAWEVLSDEQRRAEYDQLWQHRNDPQFNRPFQQHEGQPYNAEDFDDIFSSIFGQHGSHSRHRHAARGHDIEIEVAVFLEETLTEHPRTISYSVPVYNAFGLVEREIPRTLNVKIPAGVSNGQRIRLKGQGTPGENGAPNGDLWLVIRIAPHPLFDIVNHDLEIVVPLAPWEAALGAKVAVPTLKEHILLTIPPGSQAGQRLRIKGKGLVSKKHTGDLYAVIKIVMPPKPDEKTAALWRQLADAQSSFDPRQQWGKA; from the coding sequence ATGGAACTTAAGGATTATTACGCCATTATGGGCGTGAAACCGACGGACGATCTCAAGACTATCAAGACCGCCTATCGCCGACTGGCCCGCAAGTACCATCCTGATGTCAGCAAAGAACCCGACGCCGAAGCCCGTTTCAAAGAAGTCGCTGAAGCATGGGAAGTGCTGAGCGATGAACAGCGGCGCGCCGAGTATGACCAGTTATGGCAACACCGTAACGACCCGCAGTTTAACCGCCCGTTCCAGCAGCACGAAGGCCAGCCTTATAACGCCGAAGACTTTGATGATATTTTCTCGTCTATCTTTGGTCAGCATGGTAGTCATTCGCGCCATCGCCACGCCGCACGCGGTCATGATATCGAAATTGAAGTAGCGGTTTTCCTGGAAGAGACGCTGACTGAGCACCCGCGTACGATTAGCTATTCCGTCCCCGTTTATAACGCATTTGGTCTGGTGGAGCGGGAAATACCCAGGACGTTGAATGTGAAGATCCCGGCTGGCGTCAGCAACGGACAACGGATCAGGCTGAAAGGCCAGGGCACACCGGGAGAAAATGGCGCGCCGAATGGCGATTTGTGGCTCGTTATCCGTATTGCTCCACATCCGCTCTTTGATATCGTCAATCATGATCTGGAAATCGTCGTGCCGCTTGCCCCATGGGAAGCGGCACTCGGCGCAAAAGTGGCTGTCCCCACGCTTAAAGAGCACATTTTGCTGACCATACCCCCGGGTAGCCAGGCAGGCCAGCGGCTGCGTATCAAAGGCAAAGGATTAGTCAGTAAAAAACATACCGGCGACCTTTATGCCGTCATCAAAATCGTCATGCCGCCGAAACCCGATGAAAAGACAGCCGCCCTGTGGCGACAACTGGCGGACGCACAGTCGTCCTTTGATCCACGCCAGCAATGGGGGAAAGCATAA
- a CDS encoding protein-disulfide reductase DsbD family protein: MMILFRRMLFCLLWLWLPVSWAAESGWLRSPDNDHASIRLRADTSADGETRLLLDVKLENGWKTYWRAPGEGGVAPSVAWKGDMPKVTWFWPTPSRFDVANITTQGYHNAVTFPMIVRGTPPATLSGVLTLSTCSNVCLLTDYPFSVIPTTQDADFAHDYARAMGNVPLLSGLTDSLEVGYRTGELVVTATRAAGWASPELFIDTMEDVDFGKPRLHVEGDRLQATVPVSDSWGEKAPDLHDKLLTIVVADGAIAQESTQTIGAAPAQMLDNAALPFWQIVLIALVGGLILNLMPCVLPVLGMKLGAILLVEKKSRSHIRRQFLASVAGIIASFMALAAFMTLLRLSNHAVAWGIQFQNAWFIGFMTLVMLLFSASLFGLFEFRLPSSMTTKLATYGGNGMAGHFWQGAFATLLATPCSAPFLGTAVAVALTASLPTLWGLFLALGLGMSVPWLLVAIRPGLALRLPRPGRWMNVLRRILGLMMLGSAIWLATLLLPHVGFTASKSGQDHIQWQPLSEQAIQTALAQHKRVFVDVTADWCITCKVNKYNVLQKEDVQAALQQPDVVALRGDWTLPSDDITQFLKMRGQVAVPFNQVYGPGLPEGEALPTLLSRDTVLQTLKKAKGITQ; encoded by the coding sequence ATGATGATTTTGTTCAGGCGGATGCTGTTCTGCCTGTTATGGCTTTGGCTGCCCGTTTCCTGGGCGGCGGAAAGCGGCTGGCTGCGTTCGCCCGATAACGACCATGCCAGTATACGGCTACGTGCCGATACGTCCGCCGACGGCGAGACCCGGCTATTGCTGGATGTAAAACTGGAAAATGGCTGGAAAACCTACTGGCGTGCGCCGGGAGAAGGGGGCGTCGCGCCCTCTGTCGCCTGGAAAGGCGATATGCCGAAGGTAACCTGGTTCTGGCCAACCCCCTCGCGCTTTGATGTCGCGAATATCACCACCCAGGGATATCACAATGCGGTGACCTTTCCGATGATTGTGCGCGGCACGCCGCCCGCAACCCTGAGCGGCGTGTTGACGTTATCAACGTGTAGTAACGTGTGCCTGCTGACCGATTACCCTTTTTCGGTGATACCGACCACGCAGGATGCCGATTTTGCTCATGACTATGCACGTGCGATGGGCAACGTTCCGCTACTTAGCGGGCTTACCGACTCGCTCGAGGTGGGGTATCGGACGGGAGAACTGGTGGTTACGGCCACGCGAGCGGCGGGCTGGGCATCGCCAGAGCTCTTTATTGATACGATGGAGGACGTCGATTTTGGTAAACCTCGCCTGCACGTAGAAGGCGACCGCTTACAGGCGACGGTGCCGGTGTCAGACAGTTGGGGGGAAAAGGCGCCCGATTTGCATGACAAACTACTCACTATCGTGGTTGCCGATGGCGCTATCGCTCAGGAGAGCACACAAACCATCGGTGCTGCGCCTGCGCAAATGTTGGACAATGCGGCACTCCCTTTCTGGCAGATCGTATTGATAGCGCTGGTTGGCGGATTAATTCTTAATTTAATGCCCTGCGTGTTGCCGGTTCTGGGTATGAAGCTTGGCGCTATCTTATTAGTAGAGAAAAAAAGCCGCTCGCACATCAGGCGACAATTTTTGGCGTCGGTCGCCGGCATTATTGCGTCGTTTATGGCTCTGGCGGCGTTCATGACACTCCTTCGCCTGTCGAATCATGCGGTGGCCTGGGGGATCCAGTTCCAGAATGCGTGGTTTATTGGATTTATGACGTTGGTGATGTTGCTGTTTAGCGCCAGTCTGTTCGGGCTGTTTGAGTTCCGGCTTCCTTCATCCATGACCACGAAACTGGCGACTTACGGCGGCAACGGGATGGCAGGGCATTTTTGGCAGGGTGCGTTCGCGACTCTGCTGGCGACGCCTTGCAGCGCGCCGTTTCTGGGTACGGCAGTGGCCGTTGCGCTCACGGCGTCGCTGCCGACGCTCTGGGGGCTGTTTCTCGCGTTGGGGCTGGGAATGAGCGTGCCGTGGCTGCTGGTTGCGATACGGCCGGGACTGGCGCTGCGTTTACCGCGTCCCGGCCGATGGATGAATGTCCTGCGCAGAATTCTTGGTCTGATGATGCTGGGGTCAGCTATTTGGTTGGCGACACTCTTGCTGCCGCACGTAGGATTCACCGCGTCAAAGAGCGGTCAAGACCATATTCAGTGGCAACCGTTGAGCGAACAGGCAATCCAGACAGCGCTGGCGCAACATAAGCGGGTGTTTGTGGATGTGACCGCGGACTGGTGTATTACCTGCAAAGTGAATAAATACAATGTCCTGCAGAAAGAAGACGTGCAGGCCGCGTTGCAACAGCCGGACGTGGTGGCGTTGCGCGGAGACTGGACGCTGCCGTCCGATGACATTACTCAATTCCTGAAAATGCGCGGTCAGGTCGCCGTTCCCTTTAACCAGGTGTATGGCCCGGGTTTACCAGAAGGAGAGGCATTACCCACCTTGCTGTCCCGCGATACGGTATTACAAACATTAAAGAAAGCGAAAGGAATAACCCAATGA
- a CDS encoding DsbA family protein, translating to MKYIIILLLALLPTLSIAQETAPFTPDQQKQMENLIHAALFNDPASPRIGAKHPKLTLVNFTDYNCPYCKQLDPMLEKIVQKYPDVAVIIKPLPFKGESSVLAARIALTTWREHPEQFLALHEKLMQKRGYHTDGSIKQAQEKAGSAPVNLDEKSMETIRTNLQLARLVGVQGTPATIIGDALVPGAVPWETLEKIVKEKLATAHGG from the coding sequence ATGAAATACATTATTATTTTACTCCTGGCTCTGTTACCGACGCTGAGCATCGCCCAGGAGACTGCGCCATTTACGCCCGATCAGCAAAAGCAGATGGAAAATCTGATCCATGCGGCATTATTTAACGATCCTGCCAGCCCGCGGATAGGTGCTAAACATCCTAAACTAACGCTGGTGAACTTTACGGATTACAACTGCCCGTACTGTAAGCAGCTCGACCCGATGCTTGAAAAGATCGTGCAAAAATATCCTGACGTCGCCGTCATTATTAAACCGTTGCCGTTTAAAGGAGAAAGTTCCGTACTGGCGGCGCGTATTGCGCTGACGACCTGGCGCGAACATCCGGAGCAGTTCCTTGCGCTTCATGAAAAACTCATGCAAAAGCGAGGCTACCATACTGACGGTAGTATCAAACAGGCGCAGGAAAAAGCAGGGAGCGCACCAGTGAATCTGGATGAAAAGAGTATGGAGACGATACGCACTAATTTGCAGCTAGCAAGGCTGGTTGGCGTGCAAGGAACGCCGGCAACGATCATAGGCGATGCGTTGGTTCCAGGGGCGGTGCCCTGGGAGACGCTGGAAAAGATAGTGAAAGAAAAACTGGCAACTGCCCATGGCGGGTAA
- a CDS encoding protein disulfide oxidoreductase yields MAGKRRRWLREAVILLAILVVVMASVDVWRAPQAPPAFATMPLRTLAGEPITLATLSEERPVLLYFWASWCGVCRFTTPAVNRLAAEGENVMTIALRSGDDTEIARWLARKGISFPVVNDASGDISARWEISVTPTLVVVSQGRVVFTTSGWTSYWGMKLRLWWAKTF; encoded by the coding sequence ATGGCGGGTAAACGGCGGCGCTGGTTGCGCGAAGCGGTGATTTTACTGGCGATCCTTGTTGTGGTGATGGCAAGCGTGGATGTCTGGCGTGCGCCGCAGGCCCCGCCAGCGTTCGCTACTATGCCGTTACGTACGCTGGCGGGGGAGCCGATTACGCTGGCAACGTTGAGCGAAGAACGCCCCGTACTGCTCTATTTTTGGGCAAGCTGGTGTGGCGTGTGCCGCTTTACCACGCCTGCGGTTAACCGTCTGGCGGCGGAAGGGGAAAACGTCATGACGATTGCGCTCCGCTCCGGCGACGACACTGAGATTGCCCGCTGGCTGGCGCGTAAAGGAATTTCCTTTCCGGTTGTCAATGATGCGAGCGGCGACATCTCTGCTCGTTGGGAAATCAGCGTGACGCCGACACTGGTCGTGGTTTCCCAAGGCCGGGTTGTATTTACTACCAGCGGCTGGACCAGTTATTGGGGCATGAAGCTTCGATTGTGGTGGGCGAAAACGTTCTGA